The following is a genomic window from Takifugu rubripes chromosome 13, fTakRub1.2, whole genome shotgun sequence.
TGTATGTCAGCGTCGCGACTGTTATCCTGCCTCTGTGATCTCCCACTACAGCCTGTAATGATGCTCctctggaggatgaggagggtgagtgagtgagtcagCACTGTTACTGAGGCCAGGGAGTCTCctgccccctgttggcaggGCGGAGAGCAGCAGGGGCCCCTCATTTCAAACTCTGATTCCGTTATTAACTTTGCACAAGGCTCCGTTCAAAAGGCTCCGttcaaaaaccaaaaacgtgAACTCGCGCAACAGAGAAACACACCAGGAGGGTGTGATGTACAATCATGCCACAATAAAAACcgcttggttttttttaaataacgtTTTTTGTTATGGCCACGGAGGGCATGCACTCGTGTCCATATTTAAAGTGGAGAATCCAGAAATGTGTCAAGCATTTTCCTGTGAGCACTCAAGAACTCTGCTCTGACTGATTCAACAGATGCAGAACCCGAACATACATTCAGGGGTATCAGGGGTCAGTTTAGTGAAAAAGAATCTCCTTCGTCAACTCGTGTTTGACTTTTAAAACTGATCTGGCTCTTTAAAAGAGGCAGTGGCGTGAATTttatttgaccccccccccctttaccaCCACCACCTAAGTTCAGCTCTCTTCACGGTGTTGTGGATCTTCCACGGACTCGTTTTGGTGCTGCACTATTTGAGGGTTGATGttttctgcttgtttgttttcacttttCAAAAAAAAATTGCCCCCCAAAAATGTTAAATTAGTATTTATCCAGTCGCGCGCGTGTCTTAGCGTGtacaggcatgtgtgtgtgtgtgtgagagagagagaggtaggagaTTGTAAATTACAAAAATGCCTTTGCATCTTGACGCGCCACGCGTGTGCGTTCCACACCCTTTACTCTCGGTAAAACAGAGGTGAGGACGGACCGGGCGATGTTGGACGCGCTCCTTCTGCATCCGGCTGGACGGTGAAACCAAATTGGAACACCTCCAGAACTGATCCATTAAAGGTAAAGCTCTTTATTGTTTCTCTTGCGTTGCGGTGAAAATAGCGGTGCGGTGCGCGGTCATGGTGCGTTTCTGCGTCTGTCAGCGTCGTCTCAGGCGATTAAAGATGAAAGATTTGGAGAATTGTAGCTGcgcaggttcttttttttttattgtggcaGCAAAAAAATGACGACTGAACTTTGCGGTGGTAGCCGCTGTGAGAGGTAACTGGCCGTCAGAACACTGAGATCTGCACGGTTGCTCATCCACTCAGGTATGGCATTGTTCCCCATGCAGCCGGCATGTCCCCACCACAAAGCTGCTCTCCTGAGCAGAGCCGGTACCAGGCCTGCCAGGCTCCTCTTCCatgcacaaataaacacaggtCGCACtgggaacaaaaagaaaaacagaattctGCTACCACTGCAAAATGAATTACCAGAATCCTAATTGTGGCTTTTAATTTAGTCTCATCTGTCTGTAGTGTTTTATGGTTTTAAGTGAAGGATGTGGCCTTCTGGACCTTGAAAGCCATATTTGCTCCAGCCAGGTTCTGCTGTCTCTCTGTGCAGGAAACCCTATTTTTCCTCCCCCAGCAGCTTCCATCAGGACATGATTGGTGCTTTGTTGCTCCACACATTTTTACTGTGATGTGCATTTGCATAGACTGCACTGTTAGAGGAAACGTGgtgtctccatggaaactgAAGTTGTCAAATGATGATGACAAAGTGATGTTGCTCGCATCACCCCATTTGAAGATCATTACAAAATGGAGTCTGTGTGCACATTTGATTCAATTCTTACTGATTATCCTGCTCACAAGGGGGTtgattattatatatatatctttcaGATTTCTGTAAGATCCATATTGTAAACTGTCTCTTTGAGATAAAATACAGAAGAACATAAAAATTGACTCAGCTTGAGGGAATGATGTGAACCTtctgtatatttatatttatagttTTCTAGCGTCTCAGGAAGCCCCTCAAGGACCTTTGGAGGTCTTCGAAATCCCAGTGTGGGACCTGCTGGCCTACATTTATCTCTTTCCCCTGGTCCATCATCACCAATTCGAGTAGTCCTTCTCTGTAGTATATGCAAAATACAAACCTGTGTTAACTATAGTTACACATTGATGATTAAAGGGTACAGTAATTTAGTTATTATGTAATTAACGTAGTACTGAATACTAATATAGActgtaacattttaaaaagaaagcctGAAGTTATGAATAGAATTTCAGAAAATTCATTACTAATAATTGcattaataaaatatgaaacGTATGATATGCTAATTTGGTTTCTTCAATTAATCGAAGAAAAGCAAATAGACATTTTCACTTCAAAGTGAAATGtaattttcattttctgcatattTTTCTGCAACATTTATATGTTTTACTTAAGAAATAAAATGTCCACCTTACACTTTGTACAGTAAATGCAAGGTGCCTTATGAGTATTTGTTGTAAATAATTGTATTTAGGTTGCCCTTTACATATCCctcatttaataaataaataaataaataaatcatcagcTCTTAAGAATTGGAGGCAACACGTTCTACGTCATCCTGACAAATGATGTCACGTCCGGCGTGTTTTGCCGCCAGTGGCCGAATGGAGCCGTCGAAAGTGTGTCAGTAATTTCAGGGAAAGTTGCCCTTTTAGATGATTTTAACAAACACTGACTTCTTGACTTAAGTCTTTGGCCGAGCGACGTGCTGTTTCTGCCGACTGCCATTCGTATTTTCTCCGGCGCTTCGGTGCACCAGCTACGTGCTTTGTTTTGGGGCGGAGCGTCGAACACTttagctaacatgctaacactTGCTAGTTCCAGGTAGCTAACAATCCTCGGCTCACATGTCTGCCTGCGgtatgttgctgctgcttggCTGTCTCACAACAGCCCAGCTCTTTCCCGCGGCCTGACGCCATGGACCCTGGAGCAAGTGAACTCGAATCAAGCTTGCCTCATTCTGAGAACCCGTGTCTGATTGTAGAGGACTCCCAGCCGGACAGCGTCGCTCTGGAGGACGATCCCGAGAGCAGCTACCGAGCTCTGCTGGCCCGTCGATTGTCCAGCCTGCAGCCCACCTCCCGCAGCCCCGTCCTGGTGAGCTTCCAAGGTTTATTATCAATGTCGTACTAAAAAGGGAATAGTAACGTAATTCAAATTAGGCTGCATAGGAAAATCAACATGCATCTTAGAATTTGCAGGATTTCTGCATATATTGGTGCACTTTTCTCGTATAATCCTAGTTTGCATTCAACCTCCTAAATTGCATGTCGAGATTAGCAAGGAGGCACTGTTCCCATTTGAAGAAAACTGCATTAATAATACACTGTATACATTTTTATTCGCATTATTTTATAGTTTGCTTGAAAATATTTTTGCCTGAAATCATGTATCTTTCCATAACCTGGCTAAAGACAGTAACTCTGTTGAATTGAATGCAACtgaatttttcctttttgtcagGAACTCATATCCTCTCCACCTGGAAGCAAAAACTCTCAGAGGGACAGCCAGTCAGAGAGCTCCCAAGAGAAACCTGGTCAGGTTATTTTCGCATTAGCTACACTGATAAGAATCAGCCCAGAATAAGAATAATCTTTTTCTCTGTATTCAGACACTCTGAATGATCCCAACTCAGAATCTCAGCAGGAGAGTCAAGTTCTCAACATTTGCCCTCCTCTCAACAAAAAGTATGTGCCAACGTAAAGCCGTTGCATTGGTGatcatgtttttacagtgctgttttttttttttcaggtgtGCACCAGAGGACATGGAATCTACAGCCGATTCCACAACACACTGTGTCCAGGCCGAAGGTAACGGACATCCGCACCATCAAGTTAAACAGAATTCATTTCTGATCTGTGGGTTTTGTTGGTCTTAGGTGGAACTTCTCAGTTTAACTTTCTAGAGCTATCACAGAGTCAAGACTTGGGAGGGGAAGTGACAAATTGCCAGGACCAAGAAGACAATATCCCTCCTCCAGATAGTGAAAAACATGCCAAATTAGGTAATTATAAATGCTCCTCGCATGCTTTTGTCATTCTCATTATGGGTCAGGTGAATTCAGACGCTTTAGGAGGCACATCCTTAAAAGCCAAACCTGAGATTCCAAGTTAATGGCTCAGTGAAGATGCTCCGTATTTTTTGCTATCACTTTCAAAGGTTTGTAGATTGTATTCTGTGCTTTAACATTTAATATATCATCTAAAAGACCACCTGAAAGTAACAATGATCTTTATATAAGAGAAGCTAAAATGGTAAAGAATTTCAGCTGTGGGGATTATTAGGTTGGCTATTGTTTAAGTGTTTTTTCCTCACCTGCAGGTCAGAACTCTGACTCCAGGACTTCAGGAAGTCAGAACAACAAAGCAGCTAGGTATGTCAGCATGAGCTGTTCCTATAGAGGAGGTGAAATGAAGAAGGTGGCAGCGTCCAGGATCATCTCCTGCTTGTCTGGCAACagtctgtttttctcctccagggcagaggtgagctccagcagctccttggaCTCTCCAGTTCAGTCTGCTCAGCAGGTGAGCGTCCAGGTTTTGCTACACTCTCAGTGCCTCCAGACGTCTGAGCAGGACCAGCGGGACTGTGAGATCCTGTCTTCTCAACAGGACCTGTTTGAAACTGACAAAACAGGTGAATGCATGCAAACATACTCATGCCGGGCTATTTTTTTCACTCTACACTGCATCACTTTCTTTTTTCGCTGCCCCTTCTATTATCTGTTGTTAGCGATGATCGTAACTCAGTCTGACCGTTGCTACACCCAGCAGCTGAGCTCCACATGAAATATGCCAAAGTGAGACTACTTCAGGACGACtcttgtttccatggttacctaCCAATAATAGCTAATTTAGTGCTCCTTTCActctaaaaatagaaacacaaCAACAGTTAATTCAATGTTGTGCCCCTCAAAATGGATCCGTTTTGGTTTGGTGGTGTTTTCTGTGTGCACTTCTCACACTCTTGTCTTTCAGGCGCTGCAGTAGACAGCACCGTTTCTGAGCCTGAGCAGGAGGGTCAGCCTACTCTGACTCCGGGCCAAAGCCTGCGACTGCTGCATCTGTCAGGACAGGGAACATTGGTGCAGGAAAGTCTGTCCCAGTGAGTTTCAGCACTTTCTGGAGCTGGTTCTGTTGCACATGTGTGTAGAGGACATCACCAATAATCCatattttccttgtttttgttttgaggaGCTCTATTGAGTTTGTTGCGCCAAGCCAAAACAGTTTCACCAACACCCCATTCATTGTTCCCAGCTCACCTACTGGACAAGAGAACGAAAACAGTGAGTTTCTTGAACTTTTTCAGTTTACCGCTGAGCAGCTGATGAAGTTCATGTGCTTTGACAGGCATTGATGAACCAATGGATACCTCGCTGCCCCCAGaagagaaagtgagagaaaaggaagaaccAATGGACACAGAGACTGTCTCCAAGCCCCAACCGTCCACCTCCACTCCTGTATTCCAGAATTCCCCTGGTTTCACATTGGAGAAAACCCCCTCTGTGCCCTCCCAGCCTGAGTTTTCTCAGGTATGTACCTTTTttcaatttttaattttaacTATTTAAGTAAGATGGAGCTCACATCTTGAGTTATAACTGATAACCGTGATagcattaattaattaataatcttataatgtatatattttaaacaGGTAATCATTCAATGAATTTGCTCATACTCGTCACTCATGACTATATCTGTTGGCTTAtttgcagcattttctttgtACTCATTTTTAATCTGTATTATTAATAAATTGTATAAAGGTAAGATCAGCTCTATCGCCCCCTACTGACCGATACTTGAACAGATGGGATAGAAAACATTTCTTCTAGTAAAACTACATAAAGCTGCATCAAAGAGGGGTTTAAGTGTTGATGCATAGCTGCTATACAGTTATAAATAGCAAGGTTTCAATGTTCTATATAAATACAGTGTGCTGTTATTCACCTTAAATATCTTTCAAACGTTCTTCTTTATCATGAAAGTAGATGGAGCTCAATCTATCACAGCCCATAGTTACAGTACTTTGTAATGTTCCATGTTCtattggtgtttttgtttttttcagaatGTGTTTGTCCCGACACAGAGCCAGGAGGCACCTTCACGGTGTGATCAAAAACCAGCTTCAGAATCTCAGTGTCTGGACTCGTGTCCATTCTCATTGCCTTTGCAGCTTTCTGTGAACACTGAGAGTTGCAGCACAGCCCTGCAGAACTCCCAGCATGCTGAAGAGGACAGCCAGGCCACACAGATTGAAGAACCGGAGGAGCCTCCTGCAGTTGACACCAGTGATTCTGTTGCACCACATCACCAACAGGCAAACAAGACCAGTGCTGTCCCAAAATTGCAAACCAACACCAGCTCCAAAGTTTCCTCTGCGGAGGAAGATAAAGTTGACAGTGAAAGTGCCGAGAAGACCTGTATGAATGTACAACAAGTAGATGTGAAGGAGAGGAGCTCTGCTGAGGTAGTGTCCTGCTCTGAGATGAAGGACTCTTGTGATGTGACTGTGAAGAGCCGCGTGCAGGAGACGTCAGCAAACACGCCTCCCCGCAGTCTCGCCTCTCAGTCTGTGATCCCCCTGACAGTAACTGTGGATGCAATGaaaagttctgcactgagaggAGAAAAGCCAGCAGAGAGACTGTCTGTGGAGTCATCATCGCAAATTAGTGTGCCGGTCGATGGCGCTCAGAAGGGCAATGACCAGGGAGTAATGGCTGAGTGCGAGgaagaggtgatggaggaggagtgcACAGTGGGCGGAGAGAGTTTAGGAGTGGCTCTGGCTTTGTCCCAGAGCCAGCTCTTGACTCCTGAGCCAATGGAGGATGACAGTGTTGTCGTGGTTACAGACAGTGAGCAAGACCCAGAGATTCTGCAGAATGATGCTGCTTTGCAGGTCACGACCAGCACCTCCCAGCCAGTCAGAGGCAACGCGCTCATCTCCACAAATGGCCACGAACCTCAGGTTCCAACCACAAAGGTGCAGATGGCTTCAAGTAGGCTGTCCCAGGGTGAGGGGGCAGGGCCTGAATCAGAGGGGCTCAAGGACAAGAGTCTGAGTGAGAGCTCAGGAGGTAAGAACATGGGTTTCAAAACACAACTCCAGCGTTTCATTTAATTCATCAAATTGGTTAAAATCTAATTGTAACTGCTTTTCTGCTGTAGATATATCCTTTAACTTCACACTTCCTAAAGAAGGGGATCTGATTGGTCCTGGCACTGGGGCCACGCCCCCTCTAATCACCCAGCTGAAACAGACAGTGAGACACAGCACTCCCATTGGTGGGTCAAGTGTGCTTCccaaaatcattttcaaaaaaaCCTTTCCAGCCTAACCTGTTTATCTGTATGACATTCTTCTACAGAGATTTCACCCTTTGATGAAAAGTCAGACACAGCAGGCGATGTCTCCGCAGATGTAGTGATGGCAGCCAGTGCCATTGTGCCTGGAGACAGTGGGGAGAACACGGCAGATAAGGGAGATGGGAAGCTGAGTTTAAGGATGAAGCTGGTGACCCCTGTGGATGAGGTCAACTCGGACCGCTTCAGCCTTCAGAGTAAGAGCTACATGCCTGAATGCCTCAACTTTTTATGCCATTTCACAGTGTGTGCATCATGATTGTCACTTGATGCTCAGACAATAACCTTTTTCCAGAACCGTCCCTACAAGAAGAAGATGGAGCCCCGGTGAAGGAAAGCACAGTTGCTAGTGCTGTAACCAGGTAACCTGAAACACTTCAAACACTCCACAACTTGAAATATTTTTGAATGTAGCCTTTCGGTTTGATGTGTTGTCGCTTGTGGCTTTCAGTCCGTCAGTGTTCAGCCGGGTCAGACAGgtccacagacagaaagaggaagaggatgaagccATGTCTGTCAGGTAACCACATTAACATTTGATATTATTTCTGCACATTAAAAGAGATACTGCTCCATATTAAAATTCATCATTGCAATAAATGTGGCTCTTTATTGGAAATGGCTGAATGTGAAGATGTACAGTGATCCAATAATCAGTTGAACTTTATCAGTTAAGTAACTAGATGACTGTCAAGCTCCTCTTGTCAGtaaaattataattataattacaAATAAATGTTAACATCCTGTGCACAAGTGACAGCAGCATTT
Proteins encoded in this region:
- the tp53bp1 gene encoding TP53-binding protein 1 isoform X1 is translated as MDPGASELESSLPHSENPCLIVEDSQPDSVALEDDPESSYRALLARRLSSLQPTSRSPVLELISSPPGSKNSQRDSQSESSQEKPDTLNDPNSESQQESQVLNICPPLNKKCAPEDMESTADSTTHCVQAEGGTSQFNFLELSQSQDLGGEVTNCQDQEDNIPPPDSEKHAKLGQNSDSRTSGSQNNKAARAEVSSSSSLDSPVQSAQQVSVQVLLHSQCLQTSEQDQRDCEILSSQQDLFETDKTGAAVDSTVSEPEQEGQPTLTPGQSLRLLHLSGQGTLVQESLSQSSIEFVAPSQNSFTNTPFIVPSSPTGQENENSIDEPMDTSLPPEEKVREKEEPMDTETVSKPQPSTSTPVFQNSPGFTLEKTPSVPSQPEFSQNVFVPTQSQEAPSRCDQKPASESQCLDSCPFSLPLQLSVNTESCSTALQNSQHAEEDSQATQIEEPEEPPAVDTSDSVAPHHQQANKTSAVPKLQTNTSSKVSSAEEDKVDSESAEKTCMNVQQVDVKERSSAEVVSCSEMKDSCDVTVKSRVQETSANTPPRSLASQSVIPLTVTVDAMKSSALRGEKPAERLSVESSSQISVPVDGAQKGNDQGVMAECEEEVMEEECTVGGESLGVALALSQSQLLTPEPMEDDSVVVVTDSEQDPEILQNDAALQVTTSTSQPVRGNALISTNGHEPQVPTTKVQMASSRLSQGEGAGPESEGLKDKSLSESSGDISFNFTLPKEGDLIGPGTGATPPLITQLKQTVRHSTPIEISPFDEKSDTAGDVSADVVMAASAIVPGDSGENTADKGDGKLSLRMKLVTPVDEVNSDRFSLQKPSLQEEDGAPVKESTVASAVTSPSVFSRVRQVHRQKEEEDEAMSVRGELFASPQRSSQASSLGCNSLPNSQLEVLQQEVLASPQEIQKDPPDPVETSEDGQGPLRPPETAPAKANARQTLDQSNTSSPPIKLRHRTNFSAPGLRSPAARSEAESPSSRRIPGPSHHRHVRTIKEVRTTITRIITDVYYEDGKEVERKVSEESEDPVVDCQVLDSDMSPCRTGSSSLTSGDLGDISSLSSKASSLQHSSGGTSSSTGLTRPDFIRPSSRGAKSSSPRRGGGHPQRGPRAHRVGSVVIAGRGHSTSGSQASIPLRPRGRARRGRPPSRSRLSSRGGGHSLQRVSAQLPSSSDDELYTRVLPPQSPADTEPQGQSDSLRSAEEEEEEEEEVGSPPGSSFVGLRVVAKWSSNGYFYSGRIMKDAGEGRFRLRFDDGYECEVAGKDILLCDPIPLETEVTALLEDEYFSIGVVRGHKTEGQELFYSVEKDGQRQWYNRKAVILSLEQGNKLREQHSLGPYEPSTPLAKASDISLDNLVEGKRRRSGASENIPNRSSSSSPRTPGPSGKRKLMTSEGCRTPAKRGRRGARAAQQRVGICNTSGSGTDLPDQSSDVMETHGPLPQNASLFMGFAFMMTASCESDRLSNKLSSDEDEEYVQTGPYNKTYTESQLQAGGGFILPDFNEEQCKAAYQSLLIADQHCRTQKYLLCLASGVPCVSHLWVRDCCKDNKLLNYRNYLLPAGIGPDDAIVEWHPRSTPFKALRILLVFEKPTELWAQLITMGGASSVRHFQPDASDIPAGKFDVVVTDHTCSPLVEKNMASQEVPLVSPEWLIQSVICGECLGFHSLPRYRHNYAS
- the tp53bp1 gene encoding TP53-binding protein 1 isoform X2; its protein translation is MDPGASELESSLPHSENPCLIVEDSQPDSVALEDDPESSYRALLARRLSSLQPTSRSPVLELISSPPGSKNSQRDSQSESSQEKPDTLNDPNSESQQESQVLNICPPLNKKCAPEDMESTADSTTHCVQAEGGTSQFNFLELSQSQDLGGEVTNCQDQEDNIPPPDSEKHAKLGQNSDSRTSGSQNNKAARAEVSSSSSLDSPVQSAQQVSVQVLLHSQCLQTSEQDQRDCEILSSQQDLFETDKTGAAVDSTVSEPEQEGQPTLTPGQSLRLLHLSGQGTLVQESLSQSSIEFVAPSQNSFTNTPFIVPSSPTGQENENSIDEPMDTSLPPEEKVREKEEPMDTETVSKPQPSTSTPVFQNSPGFTLEKTPSVPSQPEFSQNVFVPTQSQEAPSRCDQKPASESQCLDSCPFSLPLQLSVNTESCSTALQNSQHAEEDSQATQIEEPEEPPAVDTSDSVAPHHQQANKTSAVPKLQTNTSSKVSSAEEDKVDSESAEKTCMNVQQVDVKERSSAEVVSCSEMKDSCDVTVKSRVQETSANTPPRSLASQSVIPLTVTVDAMKSSALRGEKPAERLSVESSSQISVPVDGAQKGNDQGVMAECEEEVMEEECTVGGESLGVALALSQSQLLTPEPMEDDSVVVVTDSEQDPEILQNDAALQVTTSTSQPVRGNALISTNGHEPQVPTTKVQMASSRLSQGEGAGPESEGLKDKSLSESSGDISFNFTLPKEGDLIGPGTGATPPLITQLKQTVRHSTPIEISPFDEKSDTAGDVSADVVMAASAIVPGDSGENTADKGDGKLSLRMKLVTPVDEVNSDRFSLQKPSLQEEDGAPVKESTVASAVTSPSVFSRVRQVHRQKEEEDEAMSVRGELFASPQRSSQASSLGCNSLPNSQLEVLQQEVLASPQEIQKDPPDPVETSEDGQGPLRPPETAPAKANARQTLDQSNTSSPPIKLRHRTNFSAPGLRSPAARSEAESPSSRRIPGPSHHRHVRTIKEVRTTITRIITDVYYEDGKEVERKVSEESEDPVVDCQVLDSDMSPCRTGSSSLTSGDLGDISSLSSKASSLQHSSGGTSSSTGLTRPDFIRPSSRGAKSSSPRRGGGHPQRGPRAHRVGSVVIAGRGHSTSGSQASIPLRPRGRARRGRPPSRSRLSRGGGHSLQRVSAQLPSSSDDELYTRVLPPQSPADTEPQGQSDSLRSAEEEEEEEEEVGSPPGSSFVGLRVVAKWSSNGYFYSGRIMKDAGEGRFRLRFDDGYECEVAGKDILLCDPIPLETEVTALLEDEYFSIGVVRGHKTEGQELFYSVEKDGQRQWYNRKAVILSLEQGNKLREQHSLGPYEPSTPLAKASDISLDNLVEGKRRRSGASENIPNRSSSSSPRTPGPSGKRKLMTSEGCRTPAKRGRRGARAAQQRVGICNTSGSGTDLPDQSSDVMETHGPLPQNASLFMGFAFMMTASCESDRLSNKLSSDEDEEYVQTGPYNKTYTESQLQAGGGFILPDFNEEQCKAAYQSLLIADQHCRTQKYLLCLASGVPCVSHLWVRDCCKDNKLLNYRNYLLPAGIGPDDAIVEWHPRSTPFKALRILLVFEKPTELWAQLITMGGASSVRHFQPDASDIPAGKFDVVVTDHTCSPLVEKNMASQEVPLVSPEWLIQSVICGECLGFHSLPRYRHNYAS
- the tp53bp1 gene encoding TP53-binding protein 1 isoform X4, giving the protein MDPGASELESSLPHSENPCLIVEDSQPDSVALEDDPESSYRALLARRLSSLQPTSRSPVLELISSPPGSKNSQRDSQSESSQEKPDTLNDPNSESQQESQVLNICPPLNKKCAPEDMESTADSTTHCVQAEGGTSQFNFLELSQSQDLGGEVTNCQDQEDNIPPPDSEKHAKLGQNSDSRTSGSQNNKAARAEVSSSSSLDSPVQSAQQVSVQVLLHSQCLQTSEQDQRDCEILSSQQDLFETDKTGAAVDSTVSEPEQEGQPTLTPGQSLRLLHLSGQGTLVQESLSQSSIEFVAPSQNSFTNTPFIVPSSPTGQENENSIDEPMDTSLPPEEKVREKEEPMDTETVSKPQPSTSTPVFQNSPGFTLEKTPSVPSQPEFSQNVFVPTQSQEAPSRCDQKPASESQCLDSCPFSLPLQLSVNTESCSTALQNSQHAEEDSQATQIEEPEEPPAVDTSDSVAPHHQQANKTSAVPKLQTNTSSKVSSAEEDKVDSESAEKTCMNVQQVDVKERSSAEVVSCSEMKDSCDVTVKSRVQETSANTPPRSLASQSVIPLTVTVDAMKSSALRGEKPAERLSVESSSQISVPVDGAQKGNDQGVMAECEEEVMEEECTVGGESLGVALALSQSQLLTPEPMEDDSVVVVTDSEQDPEILQNDAALQVTTSTSQPVRGNALISTNGHEPQVPTTKVQMASSRLSQGEGAGPESEGLKDKSLSESSGDISFNFTLPKEGDLIGPGTGATPPLITQLKQTVRHSTPIEISPFDEKSDTAGDVSADVVMAASAIVPGDSGENTADKGDGKLSLRMKLVTPVDEVNSDRFSLQKPSLQEEDGAPVKESTVASAVTSPSVFSRVRQVHRQKEEEDEAMSVRGELFASPQRSSQASSLGCNSLPNSQLEVLQQEVLASPQEIQKDPPDPVETSEDGQGPLRPPETAPAKANARQTLDQSNTSSPPIKLRHRTNFSAPGLRSPAARSEAESPSSRRIPGPSHHRHVRTIKEVRTTITRIITDVYYEDGKEVERKVSEESEDPVVDCQVLDSDMSPCRTGSSSLTSGDLGDISSLSSKASSLQHSSGGTSSSTGLTRPDFIRPSSRGAKSSRGGGHSLQRVSAQLPSSSDDELYTRVLPPQSPADTEPQGQSDSLRSAEEEEEEEEEVGSPPGSSFVGLRVVAKWSSNGYFYSGRIMKDAGEGRFRLRFDDGYECEVAGKDILLCDPIPLETEVTALLEDEYFSIGVVRGHKTEGQELFYSVEKDGQRQWYNRKAVILSLEQGNKLREQHSLGPYEPSTPLAKASDISLDNLVEGKRRRSGASENIPNRSSSSSPRTPGPSGKRKLMTSEGCRTPAKRGRRGARAAQQRVGICNTSGSGTDLPDQSSDVMETHGPLPQNASLFMGFAFMMTASCESDRLSNKLSSDEDEEYVQTGPYNKTYTESQLQAGGGFILPDFNEEQCKAAYQSLLIADQHCRTQKYLLCLASGVPCVSHLWVRDCCKDNKLLNYRNYLLPAGIGPDDAIVEWHPRSTPFKALRILLVFEKPTELWAQLITMGGASSVRHFQPDASDIPAGKFDVVVTDHTCSPLVEKNMASQEVPLVSPEWLIQSVICGECLGFHSLPRYRHNYAS
- the tp53bp1 gene encoding TP53-binding protein 1 isoform X3, producing the protein MDPGASELESSLPHSENPCLIVEDSQPDSVALEDDPESSYRALLARRLSSLQPTSRSPVLELISSPPGSKNSQRDSQSESSQEKPDTLNDPNSESQQESQVLNICPPLNKKCAPEDMESTADSTTHCVQAEGGTSQFNFLELSQSQDLGGEVTNCQDQEDNIPPPDSEKHAKLGQNSDSRTSGSQNNKAARAEVSSSSSLDSPVQSAQQVSVQVLLHSQCLQTSEQDQRDCEILSSQQDLFETDKTGAAVDSTVSEPEQEGQPTLTPGQSLRLLHLSGQGTLVQESLSQSSIEFVAPSQNSFTNTPFIVPSSPTGQENENSIDEPMDTSLPPEEKVREKEEPMDTETVSKPQPSTSTPVFQNSPGFTLEKTPSVPSQPEFSQNVFVPTQSQEAPSRCDQKPASESQCLDSCPFSLPLQLSVNTESCSTALQNSQHAEEDSQATQIEEPEEPPAVDTSDSVAPHHQQANKTSAVPKLQTNTSSKVSSAEEDKVDSESAEKTCMNVQQVDVKERSSAEVVSCSEMKDSCDVTVKSRVQETSANTPPRSLASQSVIPLTVTVDAMKSSALRGEKPAERLSVESSSQISVPVDGAQKGNDQGVMAECEEEVMEEECTVGGESLGVALALSQSQLLTPEPMEDDSVVVVTDSEQDPEILQNDAALQVTTSTSQPVRGNALISTNGHEPQVPTTKVQMASSRLSQGEGAGPESEGLKDKSLSESSGDISFNFTLPKEGDLIGPGTGATPPLITQLKQTVRHSTPIEISPFDEKSDTAGDVSADVVMAASAIVPGDSGENTADKGDGKLSLRMKLVTPVDEVNSDRFSLQKPSLQEEDGAPVKESTVASAVTSPSVFSRVRQVHRQKEEEDEAMSVRGELFASPQRSSQASSLGCNSLPNSQLEVLQQEVLASPQEIQKDPPDPVETSEDGQGPLRPPETAPAKANARQTLDQSNTSSPPIKLRHRTNFSAPGLRSPAARSEAESPSSRRIPGPSHHRHVRTIKEVRTTITRIITDVYYEDGKEVERKVSEESEDPVVDCQVLDSDMSPCRTGSSSLTSGDLGDISSLSSKASSLQHSSGGTSSSTGLTRPDFIRPSSRGAKSSSRGGGHSLQRVSAQLPSSSDDELYTRVLPPQSPADTEPQGQSDSLRSAEEEEEEEEEVGSPPGSSFVGLRVVAKWSSNGYFYSGRIMKDAGEGRFRLRFDDGYECEVAGKDILLCDPIPLETEVTALLEDEYFSIGVVRGHKTEGQELFYSVEKDGQRQWYNRKAVILSLEQGNKLREQHSLGPYEPSTPLAKASDISLDNLVEGKRRRSGASENIPNRSSSSSPRTPGPSGKRKLMTSEGCRTPAKRGRRGARAAQQRVGICNTSGSGTDLPDQSSDVMETHGPLPQNASLFMGFAFMMTASCESDRLSNKLSSDEDEEYVQTGPYNKTYTESQLQAGGGFILPDFNEEQCKAAYQSLLIADQHCRTQKYLLCLASGVPCVSHLWVRDCCKDNKLLNYRNYLLPAGIGPDDAIVEWHPRSTPFKALRILLVFEKPTELWAQLITMGGASSVRHFQPDASDIPAGKFDVVVTDHTCSPLVEKNMASQEVPLVSPEWLIQSVICGECLGFHSLPRYRHNYAS